A region of Nocardioides alkalitolerans DNA encodes the following proteins:
- the rpmI gene encoding 50S ribosomal protein L35, with protein MPKNKSHSGAGKRFRVTGSGKILREKAGKRHNLEKKPSKVTRRMTGTVEVAAADVPRAKKLLGR; from the coding sequence ATGCCGAAGAACAAGAGCCACTCGGGCGCCGGCAAGCGGTTCCGGGTGACGGGCAGCGGCAAGATCCTGCGGGAGAAGGCCGGCAAGCGCCACAACCTCGAGAAGAAGCCCTCGAAGGTCACCCGCCGCATGACGGGCACCGTCGAGGTCGCCGCGGCCGACGTGCCGCGCGCCAAGAAGCTGCTGGGTCGCTGA
- the pnuC gene encoding nicotinamide riboside transporter PnuC → MSPLEWLLHGHVAVGGGYLSVPEVVGNLFGLASALLGMRRVVWAWPVGLVGNVLLFGVFAWGELSNVVADPLWGQAGRQVFFAAVGVYGWWRWRSARRAGGAPDGGAVVPRWAGLSGWVQLVLLGVVGYAAAYVVLQRLGSWGPATEAWILAGSMLATYGMARGWVEFWLVWLAVDVVGVTTLLEAGYYPTAVMYLVYAGFVVLGFVTWLRAERRLRPLGQSLGQPTGPPPVHPATPDPTGTAPEPAAR, encoded by the coding sequence ATGAGCCCCCTCGAGTGGCTGCTGCACGGCCACGTCGCCGTCGGCGGCGGCTACCTCTCGGTCCCCGAGGTCGTCGGCAACCTCTTCGGCCTCGCCAGCGCCCTGCTCGGTATGCGCCGCGTCGTCTGGGCGTGGCCCGTCGGCCTCGTCGGCAACGTCCTCCTGTTCGGCGTCTTCGCGTGGGGCGAGCTCAGCAACGTGGTCGCCGACCCGCTGTGGGGCCAGGCCGGCCGCCAGGTCTTCTTCGCCGCCGTGGGCGTCTACGGGTGGTGGCGCTGGCGCTCCGCCCGCCGCGCCGGCGGCGCCCCGGACGGCGGGGCCGTCGTGCCGCGCTGGGCCGGGCTCAGCGGCTGGGTCCAGCTGGTGCTCCTCGGTGTCGTGGGGTACGCCGCGGCGTACGTCGTGCTGCAGCGGCTCGGCTCCTGGGGCCCCGCCACCGAGGCGTGGATCCTCGCGGGGTCGATGCTGGCGACCTACGGCATGGCGCGCGGCTGGGTGGAGTTCTGGCTCGTGTGGCTGGCCGTCGACGTGGTCGGCGTGACGACGCTGCTCGAGGCGGGCTACTACCCGACGGCCGTCATGTACCTCGTCTACGCCGGCTTCGTCGTGCTCGGCTTCGTCACGTGGCTGCGCGCCGAGCGCCGCCTCCGACCCCTCGGGCAGTCCCTCGGGCAGCCCACCGGACCGCCCCCGGTCCACCCCGCCACCCCCGATCCCACCGGCACGGCGCCCGAGCCGGCCGCACGTTGA
- the infC gene encoding translation initiation factor IF-3, which translates to MHAGRFPSAVPPGGHISTELRINDRIRVSEVRLVGPNGETVGIVPTGDALRLAQEAGLDLVEVAPMARPPVCKLMDYGKFRYEAAQKAREARRNQSNVIIKEMKLRPKIDSHDYETKKGHVVRFLKGGDKVKITIMFRGREQHRPELGFRLLQRLADDVEELGFVESSPKQDGRNMIMVLGPHKKKADARVEVEAEKASRAAERAEAVADERAERDAAHAAGPVAQKKARGRSENLDPEIEA; encoded by the coding sequence GTGCACGCGGGGCGGTTCCCGTCCGCCGTACCCCCAGGAGGACACATCAGCACCGAGCTGCGCATCAACGATCGGATCCGGGTCTCCGAGGTCCGACTTGTCGGTCCCAACGGCGAGACCGTCGGCATCGTCCCCACGGGCGACGCACTTCGACTCGCGCAGGAAGCCGGCCTCGACCTCGTCGAGGTCGCGCCGATGGCGCGTCCGCCGGTCTGCAAGCTCATGGACTACGGCAAGTTCCGCTACGAGGCCGCCCAGAAGGCTCGCGAGGCCCGACGGAACCAGTCGAACGTGATCATCAAGGAGATGAAGCTCCGGCCCAAGATCGACTCGCACGACTACGAGACCAAGAAGGGTCACGTCGTGCGGTTCCTCAAGGGCGGGGACAAGGTCAAGATCACGATCATGTTCCGCGGTCGCGAGCAGCACCGCCCCGAGCTCGGGTTCCGGCTGCTGCAGCGCCTCGCCGACGACGTCGAGGAGCTGGGCTTCGTCGAGTCGTCGCCGAAGCAGGACGGCCGCAACATGATCATGGTGCTCGGGCCCCACAAGAAGAAGGCCGACGCTCGCGTCGAGGTCGAGGCCGAGAAGGCATCGCGGGCCGCGGAGCGGGCCGAGGCCGTGGCGGACGAGCGCGCCGAGCGCGACGCCGCCCACGCCGCCGGTCCCGTGGCGCAGAAGAAGGCGCGCGGCCGCTCGGAGAACCTCGACCCCGAGATCGAGGCCTGA
- a CDS encoding phosphoribosyl-ATP diphosphatase — translation MKTFEELWVELEDKARTRPDGSGTVAELDAGVHAIGKKLVEEAAEVWMAARFESKEQVALEVSQLLYHAQVMLLASGVTLDDVYSHL, via the coding sequence GTGAAGACGTTCGAGGAGCTCTGGGTCGAGCTCGAGGACAAGGCCCGCACGCGTCCCGACGGCTCCGGCACGGTGGCCGAGCTGGACGCGGGCGTGCACGCCATCGGCAAGAAGCTGGTCGAGGAGGCCGCCGAGGTCTGGATGGCCGCGCGCTTCGAGTCGAAGGAGCAGGTGGCGCTCGAGGTCAGCCAGCTGCTCTACCACGCGCAGGTCATGCTGCTGGCGAGCGGCGTGACGCTCGACGACGTCTACTCCCATCTGTGA
- the ribH gene encoding 6,7-dimethyl-8-ribityllumazine synthase, whose protein sequence is MSGHGAPDQRPGDASDLSVAVVAASWHDVVMDGLLAGTHRALADASVTAPTVVRVPGTFELPVVAAALAATHDAVVALGVVIRGGTPHFEYVCSAATDGLTRVALDSGTPVGFGVLTCDTEAQALDRAGLEGSAEDKGYEATSAALATARLLKDLAVGSAATTP, encoded by the coding sequence ATGAGCGGCCACGGAGCCCCCGACCAGCGTCCCGGCGACGCGTCCGACCTGTCCGTCGCGGTCGTCGCCGCCAGCTGGCACGACGTCGTCATGGACGGCCTGCTCGCCGGCACCCACCGCGCACTGGCCGACGCGTCGGTGACCGCGCCCACCGTCGTACGCGTGCCGGGGACGTTCGAGCTCCCCGTCGTCGCCGCGGCCCTCGCGGCGACCCACGACGCCGTGGTGGCGCTCGGCGTGGTGATCCGGGGCGGGACGCCGCACTTCGAGTACGTCTGCTCCGCGGCGACCGACGGACTCACGCGCGTCGCCCTCGACAGCGGCACGCCCGTCGGCTTCGGCGTGCTCACGTGCGACACCGAGGCCCAGGCCCTCGACCGCGCCGGGCTCGAGGGCTCGGCGGAGGACAAGGGCTACGAGGCGACGTCCGCGGCCCTGGCGACCGCGCGCCTGCTGAAGGACCTCGCGGTCGGGAGCGCCGCGACGACGCCGTAG
- the hisG gene encoding ATP phosphoribosyltransferase — protein MTIPSTTDLLRVAVPNKGALSVASAEILSEAGYKQRSDSKKLTLVDAENGVEFFYLRPRDIALYVADGTLDIGITGRDLLRDSGANATELRPLGFGRSRFFFAGPAGRYSSLADLAGLRIATSYVGVVQAYLDEHGIDATVTRLDGAVETSIQLGVADVIADVVETGSTLRQAGLATFGESLLESEAVLIGRPDDERTAEQASALRVFRRRVEGVLVARSYVMMDYDIAEKDVAAATAAAPGIESPTISPLQREGWVAVRVMVPRAGAQRLMDELYDLGARGILMTEIHACRL, from the coding sequence ATGACGATCCCCAGCACGACCGACCTGCTCCGCGTCGCGGTGCCCAACAAGGGCGCCCTGTCCGTGGCGTCGGCCGAGATCCTCTCCGAGGCCGGCTACAAGCAGCGTTCGGACTCGAAGAAGCTGACGCTCGTCGACGCCGAGAACGGCGTCGAGTTCTTCTACCTCCGCCCCCGCGACATCGCGCTGTACGTCGCGGACGGCACGCTCGACATCGGCATCACCGGCCGCGACCTGCTGCGCGACTCGGGCGCCAACGCCACCGAGCTGCGCCCGCTCGGCTTCGGCCGCTCGCGGTTCTTCTTCGCCGGTCCCGCCGGTCGGTACTCGAGCCTCGCCGACCTGGCGGGCCTGCGGATCGCGACGTCGTACGTCGGCGTCGTGCAGGCCTACCTCGACGAGCACGGCATCGACGCCACGGTGACCCGGCTCGACGGCGCGGTGGAGACCAGCATCCAGCTGGGGGTCGCCGACGTCATCGCCGACGTCGTGGAGACCGGCTCGACGCTGCGCCAGGCGGGTCTCGCCACCTTCGGCGAGTCGCTGCTCGAGTCGGAGGCGGTGCTCATCGGTCGCCCCGACGACGAGCGCACGGCCGAGCAGGCGAGCGCGCTCCGCGTCTTCCGTCGCCGCGTCGAGGGCGTCCTCGTGGCGCGCAGCTACGTGATGATGGACTACGACATCGCCGAGAAGGACGTCGCCGCGGCGACGGCGGCGGCGCCCGGCATCGAGTCGCCGACGATCTCGCCGCTGCAGCGCGAGGGCTGGGTGGCGGTGCGGGTCATGGTGCCCCGCGCCGGTGCGCAGCGGCTCATGGACGAGCTCTACGACCTGGGCGCCCGCGGCATCCTCATGACGGAGATCCATGCCTGCCGCCTCTGA
- a CDS encoding PH domain-containing protein yields MPAASDPVPVPLPRTWRPLGTAIAAAFSSATVLVAMLAAWFLLDAEVRANFSWFQRITMLLLLAGAGAVLWGVVRCRVTATVDGLVVVNGYRRYSYDWAQVVAVRMPDGAPWATIDLSDGTARPAIGIQASDGSRARTAVRELREVIDAA; encoded by the coding sequence ATGCCTGCCGCCTCTGATCCGGTGCCGGTCCCGCTGCCGCGCACCTGGCGCCCCCTGGGCACGGCCATCGCCGCCGCGTTCTCCAGCGCGACGGTGCTGGTCGCGATGCTGGCCGCCTGGTTCCTGCTGGACGCCGAGGTGCGGGCCAACTTCTCGTGGTTCCAGCGCATCACCATGCTGCTCCTCCTCGCGGGTGCCGGCGCGGTGCTCTGGGGCGTGGTCCGCTGCCGCGTGACCGCGACGGTCGACGGCCTGGTCGTGGTGAACGGCTACCGGCGCTACTCCTACGACTGGGCGCAGGTCGTCGCGGTGCGGATGCCCGACGGCGCCCCCTGGGCCACGATCGACCTCTCGGACGGCACGGCCCGCCCGGCGATCGGCATCCAGGCCTCCGACGGTTCCCGCGCCCGCACCGCCGTCCGCGAGCTGCGCGAGGTCATCGACGCCGCCTGA
- a CDS encoding 4-amino-4-deoxy-L-arabinose transferase encodes MARARPSAEARAAGLPVGTLEVLTRLVGTAPARLAAGRLVCVDGPSGSGKTTAAAALAHALTAAGHEVVELHMDDQYDGWDGLGAAPGRVARDVVEPLAAGRPGSYRRYDWHAGRFAEEHVVPPVGPRGVVLLEGVGSGAAPLAPYRSVLVWVEAPAALRLRRGIERDGEAAADHLRAWARAETVHFGAHGTRTAADVRLDAHGRVVR; translated from the coding sequence GTGGCGCGGGCCAGGCCTTCGGCTGAGGCCCGGGCGGCGGGCCTGCCGGTCGGGACGCTCGAGGTCCTCACCCGGCTCGTCGGCACCGCCCCCGCGCGGCTCGCCGCCGGGCGACTCGTCTGCGTCGACGGGCCGTCGGGCTCCGGCAAGACCACGGCCGCCGCCGCCCTCGCGCACGCGCTGACGGCCGCCGGCCACGAGGTGGTCGAGCTGCACATGGACGACCAGTACGACGGGTGGGACGGCCTCGGTGCCGCCCCCGGTCGGGTCGCGCGGGACGTCGTGGAGCCGCTGGCCGCGGGGCGCCCTGGGTCGTACCGGCGCTACGACTGGCACGCCGGGCGGTTCGCCGAGGAGCACGTCGTGCCACCCGTCGGTCCCCGCGGCGTCGTGCTCCTCGAGGGCGTCGGGTCGGGGGCGGCGCCGCTCGCGCCGTACCGGAGCGTGCTGGTGTGGGTCGAGGCCCCGGCGGCCCTGCGCCTGCGGCGCGGGATCGAGCGCGACGGCGAGGCGGCGGCCGACCACCTGCGGGCGTGGGCGCGCGCCGAGACCGTGCACTTCGGCGCCCACGGCACCCGCACCGCCGCCGACGTCCGCCTCGACGCCCACGGTCGGGTGGTGCGCTGA
- the rplT gene encoding 50S ribosomal protein L20 — MARVKRAVNAQKKRRTTLERASGYRGQRSRLYRKAKEQVTHSLVYSYNDRRKNKGNFRRLWIQRINAAARAQGMTYNRFIQGLGLAGVEVDRKILAELAVNDTAAFNALVETARAALPEDVNAEKASA, encoded by the coding sequence GTGGCACGCGTCAAGCGGGCGGTCAACGCCCAGAAGAAGCGCCGGACGACCCTCGAGCGCGCCAGCGGCTACCGCGGCCAGCGCTCGCGCCTCTACCGCAAGGCGAAGGAGCAGGTCACCCACTCGCTCGTCTACAGCTACAACGACCGCCGCAAGAACAAGGGCAACTTCCGTCGTCTGTGGATCCAGCGCATCAACGCCGCCGCGCGGGCGCAGGGCATGACCTACAACCGCTTCATCCAGGGCCTCGGCCTCGCGGGTGTCGAGGTGGACCGCAAGATCCTCGCGGAGCTCGCGGTCAACGACACGGCCGCGTTCAACGCGCTCGTGGAGACGGCCCGGGCCGCGCTGCCCGAGGACGTCAACGCGGAGAAGGCCTCGGCCTGA
- a CDS encoding amino acid deaminase/aldolase, with product MAGRRSVPALVERHRLAARLGAAVAALDPAPATPCAVVDLDAFDANADDLVARAGGTPIRVASKSLRVPALVQRALARDGFAGVLGYTLREALWLVDEGISDDVVVAYPTVDRPALRRLTSSPSAASAVTIMVDDVAHLDVVDSVRSSKAVPVRVAIDVDAGLQAPGGVHVGPKRSPLRTPEATLALARAVVERPGFVLTGVMTYEGQVAGVPDRVPGQGPRMAVVRRIKQASLAQLRERRAAVAAGIAELAELSFFNAGGSGSIAESAADPSVTEVTAGSGLLVPGLFDHYRSFTPRPAAFLGVPVTRRPGPGVATVHGGGYTASGPAGPDRQVLPWAPPGLELTALEAAGEVQTPLVGPGADLLRIGDLVWFRHAKSGEPFEHTDVAHLLAGDRITATVPTYRGAGQAFG from the coding sequence GTGGCGGGCCGCCGGTCCGTCCCCGCGCTCGTCGAGCGCCACCGTCTCGCCGCCCGCCTCGGGGCGGCCGTCGCCGCGCTCGACCCCGCTCCGGCGACGCCCTGCGCCGTCGTCGACCTCGACGCCTTCGACGCCAACGCGGACGACCTGGTCGCCCGCGCCGGCGGCACGCCGATCCGGGTGGCCTCGAAGTCGCTCCGCGTGCCCGCGCTCGTGCAGCGGGCGCTCGCCCGGGACGGCTTCGCCGGGGTGCTGGGCTACACGTTGCGCGAGGCCCTGTGGCTGGTCGACGAGGGCATCAGCGACGACGTGGTGGTCGCCTACCCCACCGTCGACCGCCCCGCGCTGCGGCGCCTCACCTCGTCGCCGTCGGCCGCCAGCGCGGTGACGATCATGGTCGACGACGTCGCCCACCTCGACGTGGTCGACAGCGTGCGGTCCTCGAAGGCCGTGCCGGTGCGCGTCGCGATCGACGTGGACGCCGGCCTCCAGGCACCGGGCGGCGTGCACGTCGGCCCGAAGCGCTCGCCGCTGCGCACCCCGGAGGCGACGCTGGCCCTGGCCCGTGCCGTCGTCGAGCGCCCGGGCTTCGTGCTCACCGGGGTGATGACCTACGAGGGCCAGGTGGCCGGCGTGCCCGACCGCGTGCCGGGCCAGGGGCCCCGGATGGCCGTCGTGCGTCGGATCAAGCAGGCGTCGCTGGCCCAGCTCCGCGAGCGGCGCGCCGCCGTCGCGGCCGGGATCGCCGAGCTGGCCGAGCTCTCGTTCTTCAACGCCGGCGGCTCGGGCTCGATCGCCGAGTCCGCCGCCGACCCGTCGGTCACCGAGGTCACGGCCGGCTCGGGCCTGCTCGTCCCCGGCCTGTTCGACCACTACCGCTCCTTCACGCCGCGACCCGCTGCGTTCCTGGGGGTCCCCGTGACGCGCCGGCCCGGGCCGGGCGTCGCGACGGTGCACGGGGGCGGGTACACGGCGTCCGGCCCCGCCGGTCCCGACCGCCAGGTGCTCCCGTGGGCACCGCCCGGGCTCGAGCTGACCGCGCTGGAGGCGGCCGGCGAGGTGCAGACACCGCTCGTCGGCCCCGGTGCCGACCTGCTCCGCATCGGCGACCTCGTGTGGTTCCGGCACGCGAAGTCGGGCGAGCCGTTCGAGCACACCGACGTCGCGCACCTCCTCGCGGGCGACCGCATCACCGCGACCGTCCCCACCTACCGTGGCGCGGGCCAGGCCTTCGGCTGA
- a CDS encoding SseB family protein has translation MSGPLAPQDRFAGRVIPTSAFGDDTGEAPEALVAVLAAYAAGEADDADVLAVLGDSRLLVPVVAVLGEVEVDENGLAHDKSSDMATVLVTGRDGRRALLAFTGQEALTRWRADARPVPVATQLAAASALQDGAAAVVVDIAGPVRFVVPGEDLGALARGWELRRVAGGHAWIGVEAE, from the coding sequence GTGAGTGGACCCCTCGCCCCGCAGGACCGCTTCGCCGGCCGCGTCATCCCGACGTCGGCCTTCGGCGACGACACCGGCGAGGCCCCGGAGGCCCTGGTGGCCGTGCTGGCGGCGTACGCCGCGGGGGAGGCCGACGACGCCGACGTGCTCGCGGTGCTGGGCGACTCCCGCCTGCTGGTGCCCGTGGTCGCCGTGCTCGGCGAGGTCGAGGTCGACGAGAACGGCCTGGCCCACGACAAGAGCAGCGACATGGCCACGGTGCTGGTCACCGGCCGTGACGGTCGCCGGGCGCTCCTCGCCTTCACCGGCCAGGAGGCGCTGACCCGCTGGCGGGCCGACGCCCGGCCGGTGCCCGTCGCCACGCAGCTGGCGGCCGCGTCGGCGCTGCAGGACGGGGCGGCGGCGGTCGTCGTCGACATCGCGGGCCCGGTGCGCTTCGTCGTGCCCGGCGAGGACCTCGGCGCCCTCGCGCGCGGGTGGGAGCTGCGCCGCGTGGCCGGCGGCCACGCGTGGATTGGCGTCGAGGCGGAATAG
- a CDS encoding riboflavin synthase — translation MFTGIVEELGSIAAIEDQGDAVRLVVETAVVLEDAHLGDSIAVDGCCLTITEHDGNRWTADVMAESLRRTTLGERRPGDRVNLERAVRADQRLGGHVVQGHVDGVGRVLDRRPSEHWTVVEIGYPSDLARFLVEKGSITVDGISLTLVEVGESSFTVSLIPETLARTTLGFRAVGEPVNLEVDVIAKHVERLVVGGYADEALARIAARRDAGADEGADEDGAA, via the coding sequence ATGTTCACCGGCATCGTGGAGGAGCTCGGCTCGATCGCCGCGATCGAGGACCAGGGCGACGCCGTCCGGCTCGTCGTGGAGACGGCGGTCGTGCTCGAGGACGCCCACCTCGGCGACTCGATCGCGGTCGACGGCTGCTGCCTGACGATCACGGAGCACGACGGCAACCGCTGGACCGCCGACGTCATGGCCGAGTCGCTGCGCCGCACCACCCTCGGGGAGCGCAGGCCGGGGGACCGGGTCAACCTGGAGCGCGCCGTGCGCGCCGACCAGCGCCTCGGCGGCCACGTCGTGCAGGGCCACGTCGACGGCGTCGGTCGGGTGCTCGACCGTCGCCCCAGCGAGCACTGGACCGTGGTGGAGATCGGGTACCCGTCCGACCTCGCCCGCTTCCTCGTCGAGAAGGGCTCGATCACCGTCGACGGCATCAGCCTGACCCTGGTCGAGGTGGGGGAGTCCAGCTTCACCGTCAGCCTCATCCCGGAGACCCTGGCGCGCACGACGCTGGGCTTCCGCGCGGTGGGCGAGCCGGTCAACCTCGAGGTCGACGTGATCGCGAAGCACGTCGAGCGGCTCGTCGTGGGCGGCTACGCCGACGAGGCCCTCGCCCGCATCGCGGCGCGTCGTGACGCGGGCGCCGACGAGGGCGCCGACGAGGACGGAGCGGCATGA
- a CDS encoding bifunctional 3,4-dihydroxy-2-butanone-4-phosphate synthase/GTP cyclohydrolase II: MSERVRLDSVERAVADIAAGKAVVVVDDEDRENEGDIIFAAAKATPELMAFTIRHSSGVICAPMPGHMLDRLEIPLMTPHNRDPLRTAYTISVDARDGTTTGISAADRARTVKVLADSATEPWELTRPGHVFPLRYREGGVLVRRGHTEAAVDLARMAGLTPAGVLVEIVNDDGTMKRAPELRAFADEHDLAMISIEDLVRYRRRTEQHAVRVAETRLPTAHGDFTAVGYRITIDGSEHVALVHGDISDASDEAPVLVRVHSECLTGDVFGSQRCDCGPQLDESLARIVAEGRGVVVYLRGHEGRGIGLVAKLQAYQLQDGGRDTVDANLDLGLPADARHYGTATQILRDLGISSVRLLTNNPEKTSNLEEYGVRVTERVPLAPRPNDHNIAYLRTKRDRMGHQLDGLDAYVASLADPHLREAALADEADLVVDPPRVDAVTHDPSGNATIPDVHADRPAHDLEGDRR, translated from the coding sequence ATGAGCGAGAGAGTCCGTCTCGACTCCGTCGAGCGCGCCGTCGCCGACATCGCCGCCGGCAAGGCCGTCGTCGTCGTCGACGACGAGGACCGCGAGAACGAGGGCGACATCATCTTCGCCGCCGCGAAGGCGACGCCGGAGCTGATGGCCTTCACCATCCGGCACTCCTCGGGCGTCATCTGCGCGCCGATGCCCGGCCACATGCTCGACCGGCTCGAGATCCCGCTCATGACGCCGCACAACCGCGACCCGCTGCGCACGGCGTACACGATCTCCGTCGACGCCCGCGACGGCACGACCACGGGCATCTCGGCGGCCGACCGCGCCCGCACGGTGAAGGTGCTCGCCGACTCCGCCACGGAGCCGTGGGAGCTGACGCGACCCGGTCACGTGTTCCCGCTGCGCTACCGCGAGGGCGGCGTGCTCGTGCGCCGCGGCCACACCGAGGCCGCGGTCGACCTGGCGCGGATGGCCGGGCTCACGCCCGCCGGCGTGCTCGTCGAGATCGTCAACGACGACGGCACGATGAAGCGGGCGCCCGAGCTGCGCGCGTTCGCCGACGAGCACGACCTCGCGATGATCTCCATCGAGGACCTCGTGCGCTACCGCCGCCGCACCGAGCAGCACGCGGTGCGGGTCGCCGAGACGCGGCTCCCCACCGCGCACGGCGACTTCACCGCGGTCGGCTACCGCATCACCATCGACGGCAGCGAGCACGTCGCGCTGGTGCACGGCGACATCTCCGACGCCAGCGACGAGGCTCCGGTGCTCGTGCGCGTGCACTCGGAGTGCCTCACCGGCGACGTGTTCGGCTCGCAGCGCTGCGACTGCGGTCCGCAGCTCGACGAGTCGCTCGCCCGCATCGTCGCGGAGGGACGCGGCGTCGTCGTCTACCTCCGCGGCCACGAGGGCCGGGGCATCGGCCTCGTCGCGAAGCTGCAGGCCTACCAGCTGCAGGACGGCGGCCGCGACACCGTGGACGCCAACCTCGACCTCGGCCTGCCCGCCGACGCGCGGCACTACGGCACGGCGACGCAGATCCTCCGCGACCTCGGCATCTCCTCGGTGCGGCTGCTCACCAACAACCCGGAGAAGACGTCGAACCTGGAGGAGTACGGCGTGCGCGTCACCGAGCGCGTGCCCCTCGCCCCCCGGCCGAACGACCACAACATCGCCTACCTCCGCACGAAGCGCGACCGCATGGGCCACCAGCTCGACGGCCTCGACGCGTACGTCGCGAGCCTCGCCGACCCGCACCTGCGGGAGGCGGCCCTCGCCGACGAGGCCGACCTCGTGGTCGACCCGCCCCGGGTGGACGCGGTGACCCACGACCCGAGCGGCAACGCGACCATCCCCGACGTGCACGCCGACCGCCCCGCCCACGACCTCGAAGGAGACCGCCGATGA
- a CDS encoding RNA methyltransferase — protein sequence MRTERRLFVVDGPKGLEAALETPGRVREVFVTPAAAERYAALLATLDRTAPDVPVHRVDGPAMDALSDAVTPAGVVAVCTPLDVPLADLLAPGPRLLALCADVRDPGNAGTVVRCADAAGADGVALLGNAVDLHNPKTVRASVGSVFHLPIAADTDVAGAVAAVRAAGVRVLAADGGGRLDLFEAEASGLLAEPTAWLLGNEAWGLPEEVAALADDVVSIPIHGRAESLNLATAAALCLYASARAQRAPGA from the coding sequence GTGCGAACCGAGCGGCGGCTGTTCGTCGTGGACGGCCCGAAGGGCCTCGAGGCGGCCCTCGAGACGCCCGGGCGGGTGCGGGAGGTCTTCGTGACCCCCGCTGCCGCGGAGCGGTACGCCGCGCTCCTGGCCACCCTCGACCGCACCGCCCCCGACGTGCCCGTGCACCGGGTCGACGGCCCGGCGATGGACGCCCTCAGCGACGCGGTGACCCCTGCCGGTGTGGTCGCGGTGTGCACGCCGCTCGACGTCCCGCTGGCCGACCTGCTGGCGCCCGGCCCGCGCCTCCTGGCGCTGTGCGCCGACGTGCGCGACCCGGGCAACGCCGGCACCGTCGTCCGCTGCGCCGACGCCGCCGGCGCCGACGGCGTGGCCCTCCTCGGCAACGCCGTCGACCTGCACAACCCGAAGACCGTCCGGGCGAGCGTGGGCAGCGTGTTCCACCTGCCGATCGCCGCCGACACCGACGTCGCGGGCGCGGTGGCCGCCGTGCGCGCCGCCGGCGTGCGGGTGCTCGCCGCCGACGGAGGCGGGCGTCTCGACCTGTTCGAGGCGGAGGCGTCCGGCCTGCTCGCCGAGCCCACCGCCTGGCTGCTCGGCAACGAGGCCTGGGGCCTGCCCGAGGAGGTCGCGGCCCTGGCGGACGACGTCGTCAGCATCCCCATCCACGGCCGCGCGGAGAGCCTCAACCTGGCGACCGCCGCCGCGCTCTGCCTCTACGCCTCGGCGCGGGCCCAGCGCGCACCCGGCGCCTAG